The following proteins are co-located in the Gossypium hirsutum isolate 1008001.06 chromosome A02, Gossypium_hirsutum_v2.1, whole genome shotgun sequence genome:
- the LOC107952319 gene encoding probable glucan 1,3-beta-glucosidase A, with amino-acid sequence MVYLAFLLFFNLISCFPSSSHAQNANLNLPLKSVNLGNWLVTEGWMQPSRFDGIVNKDLLDGTQVQFLSTRLNKYLCAESGGGTIIVANRASASGWETFRLWRVNASYFNFRVFFKQFVGLGNQGVVQAVLNGPTNSATFEIVRRNGDPNKVRLRASNGLFLQAQSETRVTADYRGSSWDDWDPSVFRMTIVTTLQGEYQITNGYGPDRAPQVMQDHWNSYITEQDFNFMSSNGLDAVRVPVGWWIAQDPNPPRPFVGGSSRALDNAFTWAEKYGMKVIIDLHAVKDSQNGNDHSGTRDGFQEWGDSNIGETVAVIEYLAARYGGRLGLAAIELMNEPLAPGVTFDALAKYYRAGYDAVRQHTYAYVILSARLGPADPQEFFSLASSMNRVVIDVHNYNLFSDMFSSMSVQQNIDYIYNQRASDLGRLISANGPRVFIGEWTGEFGRNDASMDDYKRFARAQLDVYDPATFGWAYWTYKCVYNHWSLKWMIENNYINLN; translated from the exons ATGGTTTACTTAGCTTTTCTCTTGTTTTTCAACTTGATTTCATGTTTTCCCTCTTCTTCACATGCACAAAATGCTAACCTTAACCTGCCATTGAAGTCTGTAAACCTAGGCAACTGGCTTGTCACTGAAGGATGGATGCAACCTTCTCGTTTTGATGGAATAGTTAACAAAGATCTTTTG GATGGAACCCAAGTTCAATTCCTCTCAACAAGGCTGAACAAGTATCTGTGCGCTGAAAGTGGTGGTGGAACCATCATCGTAGCCAACCGTGCCTCGGCTTCCGGTTGGGAAACCTTCAGG TTATGGAGGGTGAATGCATCATACTTTAACTTTAGAGTGTTCTTCAAGCAATTTGTGGGATTAGGAAATCAag GTGTTGTACAAGCTGTTTTGAATGGACCTACCAATTCAGCTACATTTGAGATTGTAAGGAGAAATGGTGATCCCAATAAAGTTCGCCTCAGAGCATCTAACGGTTTGTTCCTACAG GCACAATCGGAGACAAGAGTAACTGCAGATTATAGAGGCTCTAGTTGGGACGATTGGGATCCATCTGTGTTCAGAATGACAATTGTAACCACCTTACAAGGTGAATATCAAATCACAAATGGTTATGGACCTGATAGAGCCCCTCAAGTCATGCAG GATCATTGGAATTCTTACATAACAGAACAAGATTTCAATTTCATGTCTTCAAATGGACTTGATGCCGTGAGGGTACCTGTAGGGTGGTGGATAGCACAGGATCCAAATCCCCCTAGGCCTTTTGTTGGAGGCTCTTCAAGAGCCCTCGACAATGCTTTCACATGGGCAGA GAAATATGGGATGAAGGTCATTATTGATTTACATGCAGTTAAAGACTCCCAAAACGGTAATGATCACAGTGGGACGAGAGATGGTTTTCAGGAATGGGGAGATTCCAACATTGGTGAGACTGTGGCAGTCATAGAGTACCTTGCAGCAAG ATACGGTGGAAGACTAGGCTTGGCTGCAATTGAATTGATGAACGAGCCACTAGCACCTGGTGTAACTTTCGATGCACTTGCGAAGTATTATAGAGCTGGATACGATGCCGTAAGGCAGCACACATATGCATATGTGATCCTATCAGCACGTTTAGGACCAGCTGATCCACAGGAGTTCTTCTCGTTGGCTAGTAGCATGAATCGAGTAGTCATCGATGTGCATAACTACAACCTGTTTTCAGATATGTTCAGCAGCATGTCCGTGCAACAGAACATCGATTATATCTATAATCAACGAGCTTCTGATCTCGGACGCTTGATCTCGGCTAATGGTCCCCGGGTTTTTATCG gagAATGGACAGGAGAATTTGGTCGAAACGATGCATCAATGGATGATTATAAGAGATTTGCCAGAGCTCAGCTAGATGTATATGATCCTGCAACATTTGGATGGGCATATTGGACTTATAAATGTGTGTACAACCATTGGAGCCTCAAGTGGATGATTGAGAATAACTATATAAACCTTAATTGA
- the LOC107951687 gene encoding probable glucan 1,3-beta-glucosidase A isoform X1, with protein sequence MVYLAFLLFFNLMSCFPSSHAQNTDLKLPLRAVNLGNWLVTEGWMKPSRFDGIINKDLLDGAHVQFLSTKLNKYLCAENGGGTVLVANRISPSDWETFRLWRVNESYFNLRVLNKQFVGLGNQGVKAVSNTPTHSETFQIVRKDDAPNRVRLKASNGFFLQVQSETLVTADYTGSSWDDSDPSVLNIAIVNTLQGEYQITNGYGPVKAPQVMQAHWDSYITEQDFKFISANGLSAVRIPVGWWIAQDPNPPKPFVGGSLKALDNAFTWAEKYGMKVVVDLHAAKASQNRFEHSGARDGFLEWGDSNIDETVAVIEFLAARYGGSPSLGAIELMNEPWAPDVTLDALTKYYKAGYDAIRKHTNAYVILSARLGPANPKELFPFARSLNRVAIDVHWYNLFTDMFITMIVQQNIDYIYNQRSSDLDSWISADGPPILIGEWTGEFGAKNGSMEDYKRYTKAELDVFGGATFGWAYWSYKCEENHWSLKWMIDNNFIQLNMR encoded by the exons ATGGTTTACTTAGCTTTTCTCTTGTTTTTCAACCTTATGTCATGTTTTCCCTCTTCCCATGCACAAAATACAGACCTTAAGCTGCCATTGAGGGCTGTAAACCTAGGCAACTGGCTTGTCACTGAAGGATGGATGAAACCTTCGCGTTTTGATGGAATCATTAACAAAGATCTTttg GATGGAGCTCATGTTCAATTTCTCTCAACAAAGCTAAACAAGTATTTGTGCGCTGAAAATGGAGGTGGAACCGTCCTAGTAGCCAACCGCATCTCACCTTCTGACTGGGAAACCTTCCGT TTGTGGAGGGTGAATGAGTCGTACTTCAACTTGAGAGTGTTGAACAAGCAGTTCGTGGGATTAGGAAATCAAGGTGTAAAAGCTGTTTCAAATACACCTACCCATTCAGAAACATTTCAGATTGTAAGGAAAGATGATGCTCCCAATCGAGTTCGCCTTAAAGCATCCAATGGTTTCTTCCTACAG GTACAGTCGGAGACACTAGTAACTGCAGATTATACAGGGTCTAGTTGGGACGATAGCGATCCATCTGTGCTTAACATTGCAATCGTAAACACCTTACAGGGTGAATATCAAATCACAAATGGTTATGGCCCTGTTAAAGCCCCTCAAGTCATGCAG GCTCACTGGGATTCTTACATCACTGAGCAAGATTTCAAATTCATCTCTGCAAATGGACTGAGTGCCGTGAGGATACCTGTAGGGTGGTGGATAGCACAGGATCCAAATCCCCCTAAGCCTTTTGTAGGAGGCTCTTTAAAAGCCCTCGACAATGCTTTCACATGGGCCGA GAAATATGGGATGAAGGTAGTTGTAGATTTGCATGCAGCTAAAGCCTCACAGAACAGATTTGAACACAGTGGAGCAAGAGATGGTTTTCTAGAATGGGGCGATTCGAACATCGACGAGACCGTAGCTGTAATAGAGTTCCTTGCAGCAAG ATATGGTGGAAGTCCAAGTTTGGGTGCAATTGAATTGATGAACGAGCCTTGGGCACCGGATGTAACATTAGATGCACTTACGAAGTACTACAAAGCTGGATACGATGCCATAAGGAAGCACACAAATGCATATGTGATCCTATCAGCTCGTTTAGGACCTGCTAATCCAAAAGAGCTCTTCCCGTTTGCCCGTAGCTTGAATCGAGTAGCCATCGATGTGCATTGGTACAACCTCTTTACAGATATGTTCATCACCATGATTGTGCAACAGAACATCGATTATATCTATAATCAACGATCTTCCGACCTTGACAGCTGGATCTCGGCTGACGGTCCCCCGATTTTAATTG GGGAGTGGACAGGAGAATTTGGTGCAAAAAATGGATCAATGGAAGATTATAAGAGATATACAAAGGCTGAGCTAGATGTATTTGGGGGTGCAACTTTTGGTTGGGCCTATTGGTCATATAAATGTGAGGAAAACCATTGGAGCCTCAAGTGGATGATTGACAACAACTTTATACAGCTTAATATGAGATGA
- the LOC107951687 gene encoding probable glucan 1,3-beta-glucosidase A isoform X2, which translates to MVYLAFLLFFNLMSCFPSSHAQNTDLKLPLRAVNLGNWLVTEGWMKPSRFDGIINKDLLDGAHVQFLSTKLNKYLCAENGGGTVLVANRISPSDWETFRLWRVNESYFNLRVLNKQFVGLGNQGVKAVSNTPTHSETFQIVRKDDAPNRVRLKASNGFFLQGEYQITNGYGPVKAPQVMQAHWDSYITEQDFKFISANGLSAVRIPVGWWIAQDPNPPKPFVGGSLKALDNAFTWAEKYGMKVVVDLHAAKASQNRFEHSGARDGFLEWGDSNIDETVAVIEFLAARYGGSPSLGAIELMNEPWAPDVTLDALTKYYKAGYDAIRKHTNAYVILSARLGPANPKELFPFARSLNRVAIDVHWYNLFTDMFITMIVQQNIDYIYNQRSSDLDSWISADGPPILIGEWTGEFGAKNGSMEDYKRYTKAELDVFGGATFGWAYWSYKCEENHWSLKWMIDNNFIQLNMR; encoded by the exons ATGGTTTACTTAGCTTTTCTCTTGTTTTTCAACCTTATGTCATGTTTTCCCTCTTCCCATGCACAAAATACAGACCTTAAGCTGCCATTGAGGGCTGTAAACCTAGGCAACTGGCTTGTCACTGAAGGATGGATGAAACCTTCGCGTTTTGATGGAATCATTAACAAAGATCTTttg GATGGAGCTCATGTTCAATTTCTCTCAACAAAGCTAAACAAGTATTTGTGCGCTGAAAATGGAGGTGGAACCGTCCTAGTAGCCAACCGCATCTCACCTTCTGACTGGGAAACCTTCCGT TTGTGGAGGGTGAATGAGTCGTACTTCAACTTGAGAGTGTTGAACAAGCAGTTCGTGGGATTAGGAAATCAAGGTGTAAAAGCTGTTTCAAATACACCTACCCATTCAGAAACATTTCAGATTGTAAGGAAAGATGATGCTCCCAATCGAGTTCGCCTTAAAGCATCCAATGGTTTCTTCCTACAG GGTGAATATCAAATCACAAATGGTTATGGCCCTGTTAAAGCCCCTCAAGTCATGCAG GCTCACTGGGATTCTTACATCACTGAGCAAGATTTCAAATTCATCTCTGCAAATGGACTGAGTGCCGTGAGGATACCTGTAGGGTGGTGGATAGCACAGGATCCAAATCCCCCTAAGCCTTTTGTAGGAGGCTCTTTAAAAGCCCTCGACAATGCTTTCACATGGGCCGA GAAATATGGGATGAAGGTAGTTGTAGATTTGCATGCAGCTAAAGCCTCACAGAACAGATTTGAACACAGTGGAGCAAGAGATGGTTTTCTAGAATGGGGCGATTCGAACATCGACGAGACCGTAGCTGTAATAGAGTTCCTTGCAGCAAG ATATGGTGGAAGTCCAAGTTTGGGTGCAATTGAATTGATGAACGAGCCTTGGGCACCGGATGTAACATTAGATGCACTTACGAAGTACTACAAAGCTGGATACGATGCCATAAGGAAGCACACAAATGCATATGTGATCCTATCAGCTCGTTTAGGACCTGCTAATCCAAAAGAGCTCTTCCCGTTTGCCCGTAGCTTGAATCGAGTAGCCATCGATGTGCATTGGTACAACCTCTTTACAGATATGTTCATCACCATGATTGTGCAACAGAACATCGATTATATCTATAATCAACGATCTTCCGACCTTGACAGCTGGATCTCGGCTGACGGTCCCCCGATTTTAATTG GGGAGTGGACAGGAGAATTTGGTGCAAAAAATGGATCAATGGAAGATTATAAGAGATATACAAAGGCTGAGCTAGATGTATTTGGGGGTGCAACTTTTGGTTGGGCCTATTGGTCATATAAATGTGAGGAAAACCATTGGAGCCTCAAGTGGATGATTGACAACAACTTTATACAGCTTAATATGAGATGA
- the LOC107951686 gene encoding 3-hydroxyacyl-[acyl-carrier-protein] dehydratase FabZ, giving the protein MAVASNSLVSFIHGSLSQPGRTSHFLPSPSLSFPGSRSLSLKLTRRSNSPLLCSLDATNATDKDTPIETRFPAYPTVMDINQIREILPHRFPFLLVDRVIEYNPGVSAVGIKNVTINDNFFPGHFPERPIMPGVLMVEAMAQVGGLVMLQPEVGGSRENFFFAGVDKVRFRKPVIAGDTLVMRMTLIKLQKRFGIAKMEGKAYVGTDLVCEGEFLMATGST; this is encoded by the exons ATGGCAGTCGCTTCCAACTCGCTCGTTTCTTTCATCCACGGCTCATTGAGTCAACCCGGAAGGACCTCCCACTTTCTTCCTTCACCTTCTCTTTCTTTCCCCGGATCTCGCTCGCTCTCTCTGAAACTCACCCGCCGCTCCAACTCGCCCCTTCTTTGCTCTTTAGATGCAACCAACGCCACAGATAAGGACACCCCAATCGAAACAA GGTTCCCAGCTTATCCAACTGTGATGGACATCAATCAAATAAGAGAGATATTACCACACAG ATTCCCATTCTTGTTAGTGGATAGAGTGATAGAATATAATCCAGGGGTATCGGCTGTTGGTATAAAGAACGTGACCATAAATGATAACTTTTTCCCTGGACATTTCCCTGAGAGGCCCATAATGCCTGGTGTTCTCATGGTTGAG GCGATGGCCCAAGTTGGAGGTCTAGTTATGCTGCAACCTGAGGTGGGAGGTTCTCGGGAAAACTTCTTTTTTGCTGGAGTTGACAAAGTAAGGTTTAGGAAACCAGTCATTGCAGGAGATACTTTGGTTATGAGGATGACACTTATTAAGCTGCAAAAGCGGTTTGGAATCGCAAAGATGGAAGGGAAAGCATACGTTGGAACTGACTTGGTATGCGAAGGTGAGTTCTTGATGGCTACTGGTAGTACTTGA